One part of the Chryseobacterium sp. 7 genome encodes these proteins:
- a CDS encoding DUF6263 family protein: MKNIAALALISSIALVSCKKETAKITKVDPKTGKTVTVEVPADSVAKVAENPAIKDSAGVITQTFKLEKGKTYPLTTYQRDVKTMTDPQGKSITATSESTDEMNFVVNDIKGNVYDMTLNLVAKRNSQSAQGKTVVVDTKLAIPKEDDLKMIWNVNKALTGNKLAMKMDTKGNVISITGFDAVYTKVSNAVGTLVKDANQKASVVASLKESFNEKVLKDQFHKNLMIIPKKGVKIGEKWSTSENADPSGSVKVTSNYVMKSLGNGAAEIAVTGGIPKKTEKKAQGPITHSLSSELVQNGTIKFDESTGWITNQNITVKATQIETISDGKQSQSMKSVSNSSVMVNPSAK; encoded by the coding sequence ATGAAAAACATTGCAGCGCTTGCGCTTATATCATCAATAGCTCTTGTATCTTGTAAAAAAGAAACAGCAAAAATAACAAAAGTAGACCCTAAAACCGGAAAAACAGTAACGGTAGAAGTTCCTGCTGATTCTGTAGCGAAAGTAGCAGAAAATCCGGCAATCAAAGACTCTGCGGGTGTTATCACTCAAACTTTTAAGCTTGAAAAAGGAAAAACATACCCTCTTACAACTTATCAGAGAGATGTAAAAACAATGACTGATCCTCAGGGAAAATCAATCACGGCAACCAGCGAATCTACAGATGAAATGAATTTCGTAGTCAATGATATTAAAGGAAATGTATATGACATGACCCTTAATCTTGTTGCCAAAAGAAACTCTCAGTCTGCACAGGGTAAAACAGTGGTAGTAGACACAAAACTGGCTATTCCTAAAGAAGATGATCTTAAAATGATTTGGAATGTAAACAAAGCGCTTACCGGAAACAAACTTGCCATGAAAATGGATACAAAAGGTAACGTTATTTCTATTACAGGTTTTGATGCTGTTTACACAAAAGTTTCCAATGCAGTAGGCACACTTGTGAAAGATGCCAATCAGAAAGCTAGTGTTGTGGCAAGCCTTAAAGAATCATTCAACGAAAAAGTATTGAAAGATCAGTTCCATAAAAACCTGATGATTATTCCTAAAAAAGGAGTAAAAATTGGAGAAAAATGGTCAACTTCTGAAAATGCAGACCCAAGCGGAAGCGTAAAAGTAACTTCTAATTATGTAATGAAAAGCTTAGGAAACGGAGCAGCAGAAATTGCAGTAACCGGAGGTATTCCTAAAAAAACTGAAAAGAAAGCTCAGGGGCCTATCACCCATAGCCTGAGCAGTGAACTGGTTCAGAATGGAACCATTAAGTTTGACGAAAGCACAGGATGGATTACCAACCAGAATATTACTGTAAAAGCAACACAGATAGAAACCATTTCAGACGGAAAACAATCACAGTCTATGAAAAGCGTTTCCAATTCTTCTGTTATGGTAAACCCATCTGCTAAATAA
- a CDS encoding YfhO family protein gives MAKNKNLIYIAASLVVFIVLAFLYSTPVFTGKQLFQHDIVQYRGGAKELLDYRASTGNETYWSDSMFGGMPTYQMGSQFKGDIIKKIDSNLNFLPRPVNYLFLLFAGFFLLGMVVVRNWKYALLGATFFGLSTYFYIIIAAGHNGKVNTIEYFAPLLAGILLVYIRKQYIWGFIVTTLFMGLQIAANHPQMTYYLFLALGFLFLSELIRAIQKKTPMKHFLISSGIIAASCIIGVGMNSQRIMANSEYVKETVRGKQILDNDSHTSGKSGMDKESMLMWSYGQLETLNLFIPRLMGGGSQEPEGKEMMSKVQELVQENVGSQAEMDRISKGFGGMTYWGDQPGTSGPAYQGAIVCFLAVLGFFFASKKYRYWILGASILTILLAWGSNFMPLSDFFIDYVPFYNKFRAPSSILVVVELLFPLIAILGLYRFFTDEKLTEEYKQKILLYVSGGTLGLLLILLVFGKSLLGFSTENEKTYFPPFLLDYLVDERYKLFRIDAIKAFIYVAITAAALFLTLKKKLNQNIALVIIGVVSLFDLWTVNKRYLNDENYVDKIFAENPFQTESSDLLAEKVQGNPNLESILANVNINKTLETIAEKDKTHYRIYNQTLGVTSETNTSYFKASIGGYHAVKLRRYDDVLNEYINSIDSVKTPNVLNLLNAKYLVFGGPDQPQVVPNPKANGNAWFVSDLKFVDSPNQEIKAIGTIDNKKTAVIASSDKSYFDGKPVQADSTAFINLTKYQPNELEFKSQSKTPQLAVFSEVYYPHGWKVLVDEKEVPYIKADYLLRAVHVPAGNHHIRMVFEPEVIEKGKWVSLLSFGLFILLSAFGIFWMNKNKKKEIA, from the coding sequence ATGGCAAAAAATAAAAACTTAATTTATATTGCGGCTTCATTAGTAGTATTTATAGTTTTAGCATTTTTATATTCTACCCCTGTATTCACAGGAAAACAGCTTTTTCAGCATGATATTGTGCAATACAGAGGAGGAGCAAAAGAACTGCTCGACTATAGAGCCAGTACAGGAAATGAAACCTATTGGAGCGACTCTATGTTTGGCGGAATGCCGACTTATCAGATGGGAAGCCAGTTCAAAGGGGACATCATCAAAAAAATAGACAGCAATCTGAATTTCCTGCCAAGGCCGGTTAATTATCTCTTCCTGCTTTTTGCAGGTTTTTTCCTTTTGGGAATGGTCGTGGTAAGAAACTGGAAGTATGCACTCTTAGGAGCCACTTTCTTTGGACTTTCGACTTATTTTTATATTATTATTGCAGCTGGACATAATGGTAAAGTAAACACCATTGAATATTTTGCCCCGCTGCTGGCCGGAATTTTACTCGTTTATATCAGAAAACAATACATCTGGGGATTCATCGTCACTACCCTTTTCATGGGATTGCAGATTGCAGCCAATCACCCGCAGATGACGTATTATCTTTTCCTTGCATTAGGATTCTTATTCTTGTCTGAACTCATCAGAGCTATTCAGAAAAAGACACCAATGAAGCACTTCCTGATCTCATCAGGAATTATCGCGGCATCATGTATTATTGGAGTTGGAATGAATTCACAGAGAATCATGGCCAATTCTGAATATGTAAAAGAAACCGTTCGTGGAAAGCAGATTTTAGATAATGACAGCCATACTTCAGGAAAATCCGGAATGGATAAAGAAAGTATGCTGATGTGGAGCTACGGACAGCTTGAAACCTTAAACCTGTTCATTCCAAGATTAATGGGTGGAGGAAGCCAGGAACCGGAAGGAAAAGAAATGATGAGCAAAGTTCAGGAACTGGTTCAGGAAAATGTAGGTTCACAGGCGGAAATGGATAGGATTTCTAAAGGTTTTGGCGGAATGACCTATTGGGGAGACCAGCCGGGAACTTCGGGACCTGCTTACCAGGGAGCTATTGTTTGCTTCCTTGCAGTATTAGGCTTTTTCTTTGCATCGAAGAAATACCGTTACTGGATTTTGGGAGCTTCTATCCTGACTATTTTACTGGCTTGGGGAAGCAACTTTATGCCTTTATCCGACTTCTTTATTGATTATGTACCATTCTATAATAAATTCAGAGCACCATCTTCTATTTTAGTAGTTGTAGAGCTATTATTCCCTCTGATTGCTATTTTGGGATTATACAGATTCTTCACAGATGAGAAATTAACTGAGGAATACAAACAGAAAATTCTTCTGTATGTATCTGGTGGAACTTTAGGGCTTTTATTGATTCTTTTGGTTTTCGGAAAATCATTATTAGGATTTTCAACAGAAAACGAAAAGACTTATTTCCCTCCTTTCCTACTCGATTATCTTGTAGATGAAAGATATAAACTATTCAGAATAGATGCGATTAAAGCATTCATCTATGTAGCCATTACTGCAGCTGCATTGTTCCTGACTTTAAAGAAAAAGCTGAATCAGAATATTGCCTTGGTAATAATCGGAGTGGTAAGTTTATTTGATCTTTGGACGGTAAACAAACGTTATTTAAATGACGAAAACTATGTAGATAAAATCTTCGCAGAAAATCCTTTCCAGACAGAAAGTTCAGACCTGCTGGCTGAAAAAGTTCAGGGAAATCCGAATCTGGAATCTATTTTAGCCAATGTGAACATCAACAAAACATTGGAAACCATTGCTGAAAAAGACAAAACGCACTACAGAATTTACAACCAGACGCTGGGTGTAACAAGTGAAACGAATACTTCTTATTTTAAAGCTTCAATCGGTGGTTATCACGCTGTGAAATTAAGAAGATATGATGATGTTCTGAACGAATACATCAATAGTATAGACAGTGTAAAAACCCCTAATGTATTAAACTTATTAAATGCTAAATACCTTGTTTTCGGGGGTCCTGATCAGCCACAGGTAGTTCCAAATCCAAAAGCCAATGGTAACGCATGGTTTGTAAGCGACCTGAAGTTTGTAGATAGCCCTAATCAGGAAATTAAAGCTATCGGAACTATCGACAACAAAAAAACAGCAGTGATTGCTTCATCTGATAAATCGTATTTTGATGGTAAACCTGTTCAGGCAGATTCTACAGCATTTATCAATCTGACAAAATATCAGCCTAACGAACTTGAATTTAAATCCCAGTCGAAGACCCCTCAATTAGCGGTATTCTCTGAAGTGTATTATCCTCACGGATGGAAAGTGCTGGTAGATGAGAAAGAAGTTCCATACATTAAAGCAGATTATTTACTTCGTGCAGTGCATGTTCCGGCAGGAAATCACCACATCAGAATGGTTTTTGAACCTGAAGTGATTGAAAAAGGAAAATGGGTTTCTCTTCTTTCATTCGGGTTATTTATCCTATTGTCTGCATTTGGAATTTTCTGGATGAATAAGAACAAGAAAAAAGAGATTGCATAA
- a CDS encoding glycosyl transferase family 1, with protein MEQKKILIITYYWPPAGGPGVQRWLKFAKYLPDFGWKPVIYTPENPSYPLLDETLMKDVPENIEIVRTKIWEPYQLAEKLNKSNKKFKAGQFDVGKNQSWKSKLSIWVRGNFFIPDARVFWVKPSVTFLEKYLKENNIHTIVTSGPPHSLHLIGLGLKSKMPNLKWIADFRDPWTEISYYKHLKLTKSSDKKHRQLESAVFKNSDITLATSYTDAENFRKAGANAVCITNGFDESDSGEKAKGQKGENKFILSYIGVLEQLRNPENLWKALDELIKENADFADDFTLKFVGRIDDKILSAIENSNLKNHILNLGYLAHGKAVEEMENSDMLLITNFPNESSKGIIPGKIFEYLASGKQILSFGPEKADVAKILEETQAGKHFNYQDTETVKKFILEKFDLWKAGSLLENTQHIEQFSRKNLTHQLTEVLK; from the coding sequence TTGGAACAGAAGAAAATATTAATTATTACCTATTACTGGCCTCCTGCGGGAGGTCCTGGTGTTCAAAGATGGCTGAAGTTTGCAAAATATCTGCCAGATTTCGGCTGGAAACCTGTCATCTATACTCCCGAAAATCCAAGCTATCCATTGCTGGATGAAACGCTGATGAAAGATGTTCCTGAAAACATTGAAATAGTAAGAACCAAAATCTGGGAACCTTACCAACTAGCTGAAAAACTTAATAAAAGCAACAAGAAATTTAAGGCCGGACAATTTGATGTAGGAAAAAATCAAAGCTGGAAATCTAAACTTTCAATTTGGGTAAGAGGTAATTTTTTCATTCCAGATGCCAGAGTTTTTTGGGTAAAACCTTCCGTTACATTTTTGGAAAAATACCTGAAAGAAAATAACATACATACCATTGTAACTTCCGGTCCGCCCCACTCGCTCCATTTGATTGGTTTAGGATTAAAAAGCAAAATGCCGAACCTGAAATGGATTGCCGATTTCCGTGATCCATGGACAGAGATTTCCTATTACAAACACTTGAAATTAACCAAAAGTTCGGATAAAAAACACCGTCAGCTTGAAAGCGCTGTATTTAAAAATTCAGACATCACGCTGGCAACAAGCTATACCGATGCTGAAAACTTCAGAAAAGCAGGCGCTAATGCTGTTTGCATTACGAATGGATTTGATGAAAGTGATTCGGGCGAAAAAGCGAAAGGACAAAAGGGTGAAAATAAATTTATACTTAGTTATATCGGAGTTTTAGAGCAACTTAGAAATCCTGAAAATCTATGGAAAGCACTTGATGAACTGATCAAGGAAAACGCTGATTTTGCAGATGATTTTACATTGAAGTTTGTAGGAAGAATAGATGATAAAATTCTGAGTGCTATTGAAAATTCGAATTTAAAAAATCATATTTTGAATCTTGGATATCTGGCTCATGGTAAAGCGGTAGAAGAAATGGAAAATTCTGACATGCTTCTTATCACCAATTTCCCGAATGAATCTTCAAAGGGGATTATCCCCGGAAAAATCTTTGAGTATCTTGCATCAGGAAAACAAATTCTCTCCTTCGGGCCTGAGAAAGCTGATGTGGCAAAAATTCTTGAGGAAACACAGGCAGGAAAACACTTTAATTATCAGGATACAGAAACTGTTAAAAAGTTTATCCTTGAAAAGTTTGACCTTTGGAAGGCAGGAAGTCTTCTTGAAAACACTCAACATATCGAACAGTTTTCAAGAAAAAACCTTACCCATCAATTGACTGAGGTCTTGAAATAA
- a CDS encoding YpdA family putative bacillithiol disulfide reductase: MEILDILIIGAGPIGLNCAIEAQKNNLSHLIIEKGTIVNSLYNYPLYMRFFSTAEKLEIDEIPFISAAPKPGRQEALEYYQGIARQKKINIHLYEKVLSVSKNAEVFEIKTTKSTYFAKNIVIAIGFYDIPNLMNIPGENLPKVKHYYTEPYPYARQKIVVVGSSNSAVDAALETYRKGAEVTMIVRHSEISKSVKYWVKPDIENRIAEGSIKAYFNAEMIEITENTVIFKDEKGKTNEIDNDFVLAMTGYLPDFDFLKNSGIELKGDCLNPFYNPETMETNISNLYLAGVVCGGKDTHLWFIENSRIHANMIINSILSKS, translated from the coding sequence ATGGAAATTTTGGACATTCTCATTATCGGAGCCGGGCCTATTGGTCTAAACTGTGCTATTGAAGCTCAAAAAAATAACCTTAGCCATTTAATCATTGAAAAAGGAACTATTGTTAACTCACTGTACAATTATCCTTTATACATGCGCTTTTTCTCTACAGCTGAAAAACTTGAAATTGATGAAATTCCTTTTATTTCTGCTGCTCCCAAGCCAGGAAGACAGGAAGCGTTGGAATACTATCAGGGAATTGCCCGACAGAAAAAGATCAACATCCATCTCTATGAAAAGGTGTTGAGTGTTTCCAAAAATGCTGAAGTATTTGAGATCAAAACGACCAAATCAACCTATTTTGCTAAGAATATTGTGATTGCAATCGGATTCTATGATATTCCTAATCTTATGAATATTCCAGGCGAAAATCTTCCGAAGGTCAAACATTATTATACCGAACCTTATCCTTATGCAAGGCAGAAAATAGTGGTTGTAGGATCAAGCAATTCTGCTGTAGATGCAGCACTGGAAACCTATAGAAAAGGAGCTGAAGTAACGATGATTGTCCGTCACTCCGAAATTTCAAAAAGTGTAAAATATTGGGTAAAACCGGATATTGAAAACAGAATTGCAGAAGGAAGTATTAAAGCTTATTTTAATGCAGAAATGATTGAAATAACAGAAAACACTGTGATTTTTAAAGATGAAAAAGGAAAAACTAATGAAATTGACAATGATTTTGTATTGGCAATGACAGGTTATCTTCCGGATTTTGATTTTCTTAAAAATTCAGGGATCGAGTTGAAGGGAGACTGCCTTAATCCTTTTTATAATCCCGAAACAATGGAAACCAATATTTCCAATCTTTATCTTGCAGGAGTGGTTTGTGGAGGAAAAGACACGCATCTCTGGTTCATTGAGAATTCGAGAATCCATGCGAATATGATTATCAATTCTATACTTTCCAAGTCTTAA
- a CDS encoding MFS transporter, translated as MLALVMLINRAGSMVLPFLGVYMTNHLHFSIENSGIVLSFFGIGSVIGSWLGGMITDKIGEYRVQSLSLLLSVPLFCMIPLFTTEAGLAGIILAQSIVSETFRPANSVAITKYAKPENITRAFSLNRMAVNLGFSIGPALGGILSAISYEFLFFSNALAALLAGLMYIWFFKDRARLAKQKAKLVKETIVVKKESSPYRDGNFLIYCAFCMFFAICFFQIFSTLTIFYKDTAHLSQQNIGYILGYSGFLIVLLEMGLVQVAEKYFTLAFTMLFGTFLCGISYAMLAFDYSIITLVLSMTLLCVGEIWTLPFMSTITALRSGEKNKGAYMGLNGISFSIAFIVTPYIGTLIAEKLGFSILWIGTGVLAVAIAVGFYFIIPWMLKDKNKVEEDVI; from the coding sequence ATGCTGGCGTTGGTAATGCTCATCAACAGGGCTGGTTCTATGGTACTTCCGTTTCTTGGAGTTTATATGACGAATCATTTGCATTTCAGTATTGAAAATTCCGGAATTGTGCTAAGCTTTTTCGGGATAGGTTCGGTCATCGGATCATGGCTGGGTGGGATGATTACAGATAAAATAGGAGAGTACAGGGTACAGAGCCTGAGTCTGCTTCTCAGTGTGCCTTTATTCTGTATGATTCCGCTTTTTACAACAGAAGCAGGGTTGGCAGGGATTATTTTAGCCCAGAGTATTGTAAGCGAAACTTTTCGTCCTGCCAACTCGGTGGCGATCACAAAATACGCAAAGCCAGAAAATATTACCAGAGCTTTTTCCTTAAACCGTATGGCCGTTAATTTGGGATTTTCTATCGGACCAGCATTGGGAGGAATTCTCTCTGCTATTTCTTATGAATTTCTGTTTTTCAGTAATGCACTGGCTGCTTTGCTGGCAGGGTTGATGTATATCTGGTTCTTTAAAGACCGTGCAAGATTAGCAAAGCAGAAAGCTAAATTGGTAAAAGAAACCATTGTAGTTAAAAAAGAAAGTTCGCCGTATCGTGACGGCAATTTTTTGATTTATTGTGCGTTCTGTATGTTCTTTGCCATATGTTTCTTTCAGATTTTCAGTACATTGACCATATTTTATAAGGATACTGCGCATTTGAGCCAGCAGAATATCGGGTATATCCTGGGATATAGTGGTTTTCTGATTGTACTGCTGGAAATGGGATTGGTACAGGTTGCTGAAAAATATTTTACTTTAGCTTTTACCATGCTGTTCGGGACTTTTCTGTGCGGAATTTCCTATGCCATGCTGGCTTTTGATTACAGTATCATTACTCTTGTGTTGTCTATGACATTACTTTGTGTAGGAGAAATCTGGACGCTTCCCTTTATGTCTACCATCACAGCATTACGTTCGGGTGAGAAGAATAAAGGTGCTTATATGGGATTGAATGGAATTTCTTTTTCAATAGCATTCATTGTTACGCCTTATATAGGAACGTTGATTGCTGAAAAGTTAGGCTTCAGTATATTGTGGATTGGAACAGGAGTATTGGCAGTGGCTATTGCCGTAGGTTTTTACTTTATCATTCCATGGATGCTTAAGGATAAAAATAAAGTGGAAGAAGATGTAATATAA
- a CDS encoding AraC family transcriptional regulator, producing MVTYENLHDTLSFYSIDCRQSYYISSGKHIFEFPKAPFRMDYYALCICTSGEINIEIDQQEYKVDAHSFLMAAPSTIVKFVKTSDDFRMKLLFFDKNFLIKNISNPFIIEKMNLFSKGSYSIVKTSAKNSLLLQNLLDDLDKKSNKQGKFTDEIIRTIIFHILLETAEIMEQQNFANPKKEEGKKDLYLKFSKLIRENITRERMVQFYADQLHVSNKYLIEIIKKASGKTPHEVIDEALLKEAYVMLGNPDLTISEVAFELQFNSASAFGRFFKKHTALSPSEYRMKENIQS from the coding sequence ATGGTAACCTACGAAAATTTACATGATACATTATCGTTTTACAGTATTGACTGCCGGCAATCTTATTACATTTCTTCAGGAAAACATATTTTCGAATTTCCAAAAGCTCCCTTTAGAATGGATTATTATGCATTATGCATTTGTACCTCAGGAGAAATAAATATTGAGATAGACCAACAGGAATACAAGGTAGATGCTCACAGTTTTCTTATGGCTGCGCCTTCTACCATTGTGAAGTTTGTAAAAACAAGTGATGATTTTAGGATGAAGTTACTGTTCTTCGACAAGAATTTTCTGATTAAAAATATTTCCAATCCGTTTATTATCGAGAAAATGAATCTTTTTTCCAAAGGTTCATACAGCATTGTAAAAACCTCGGCAAAGAATTCTTTGTTACTGCAAAATCTTCTGGATGATCTTGATAAAAAATCAAATAAGCAAGGTAAGTTTACGGATGAAATTATCCGCACTATTATTTTTCATATTCTGCTGGAAACCGCGGAAATTATGGAACAGCAAAATTTTGCAAATCCTAAGAAAGAAGAGGGTAAAAAAGATCTTTATCTGAAATTCAGTAAACTGATCAGAGAAAATATAACCCGGGAGCGAATGGTTCAGTTTTATGCAGATCAGCTTCATGTTTCCAATAAATATCTCATCGAAATTATTAAAAAAGCAAGCGGAAAAACACCTCATGAGGTCATTGATGAAGCCCTATTGAAAGAAGCTTATGTCATGCTTGGTAATCCTGATCTCACTATTTCGGAAGTTGCTTTTGAACTTCAGTTTAATTCCGCCTCGGCATTCGGCCGTTTTTTTAAAAAACATACTGCACTTTCTCCTTCAGAGTATAGAATGAAAGAAAATATTCAGTCATGA